From the Entelurus aequoreus isolate RoL-2023_Sb linkage group LG13, RoL_Eaeq_v1.1, whole genome shotgun sequence genome, the window gagagaggtggagcctccaggcagcagctcaactcaacacttgacaacagaagctgatggagaccactgtggaggatcacaagctgacaagctcttagctccactatcagatagtgatgacatgacgtcacactctcctgacactgatgatgaagactctgaaGCTGATacaacatgtcacactgacaacacacactttgaaTGTTCTCACTGTGGCAAAACTTTTAATCATTGTCgtaatttgaaaagacacatgagaatacacactggtgagaaacctttttcctgttcaagctgtggtaaaagttttacacaaaataatcatttgaaaagacacatgagaacacacactggtgaaaaacatgTTGTCTGTTCAATCTGTgataaaggttttacacaaaataGTGATTTGAAAGCACACTTGACAATACATACTGgtaaaaaacctttttcctgctcaatcTGTGCGAAAGGTTTTACAGTAAAGAatcatttgaaaagacacatgacaacacacaccggtgaaaaacatttttcttgtaaaagctGTGGtaaatgttttactgtaaattgtgGTTTGAaggcacacatgagaatacacaccggtgaaaaacctttttcctgttcaatatGTGCTAAAGGTTTTATACGAAATAGTGACTTGAAAGAACACATGACCATACACACCggtgaaaaacccttttcctgttcaatctgtgccAAAGGTTTTGTACGAAAAGATGCGTTGAAAAgacacacgagaacacacactggtgaaaaaccgttTTCTTGTTCAAGCTGCGGTAAATGTTTTACACTCAATTGTgatctgaaaagacacatgagaacacacactggtgcgAAAGTGTGAGTTGCAGTGAGTGTGATGAAATACTCTCTTCAAAGtgccagtgtaagaaacacaagtgagAACATCAGCACCAAATGAAGCtgcaggatttaaaatcaatcaatcaatcaatcaatgtttatttatatagccctaaatcacaagtgtctcaaagggctgtacaagccacaacgacatcctcggtgtcgagtgggtctgacataatattgtgaaagtccaacacatcagcgaaagtccggtccatggtggggccagcgggaaccatcccgagcggagacgggtcagcagcgtagagatgtccccatctgatggacaggctagcggtccaccccggagcagagtagaaaagaaaagaaaagaaacggcagatcaactggtctaaaaagggagtctatttaaaggctagagtatacaaatgagttttaagatgagacttaaatgcttctactgaggtagcatctctaacttttaccgggagggcattccatagtattggagcccgaatagaaaacgctctatagcccgcagactttttttgggctctgggaatcactaataagccggagttctttgaacgcagatttcttgccgggacatatggtacaatacaatcggcaagataggcaggagcttgaccgtgtagtattttatacgtaagtagtaaaaccttaaagtcgcatcttaggtgcacaggaagccagtgcaagtgagccagtataggcgtaatatgatcaaactttcttgtttttgtcaaaagtctagcagccgcattttgtaccatctgtaatcttttaatgctagacatagggaggcccgaaaataatacgttacagtaatcgagacgagatgtaacgaacgcatggataatgatctcagcatcgcttgtggacaaaatggaacgaattttagcgatattacggagatgaaagaaggccgttttagtaacactcttaatgtgtgactcaaacgagagagttgggtcgaagataatacccagattctttaccgagtcgccttgtttaattgtttggttgtcaaatgttaaggtggtattattaaatagatgttggtgttgagcaggaccgataatcagcatttccgttttcttagcgttgagttgcaaaaagttagcggacatccattgtttaatttcattaagacacgcctccagctgactacaatccggcgtgttggtcagctttaggggcatgtagagttgggtgtcatca encodes:
- the LOC133663618 gene encoding gastrula zinc finger protein XlCGF8.2DB-like isoform X1; amino-acid sequence: MEQEKPQPPYIKKEAEEPHPTHFKEEDEEPQPHIKEEELHPPYFKEEDEELHPLLFKEEKEEQIISQNAEHGEVDVPKIPFTCVIVKSEDDEVKSESEEKREVEPPGSSSTQHLTTEADGDHCGGSQADKLLAPLSDSDDMTSHSPDTDDEDSEADTTCHTDNTHFECSHCGKTFNHCRNLKRHMRIHTGEKPFSCSSCGKSFTQNNHLKRHMRTHTGEKHVVCSICDKGFTQNSDLKAHLTIHTGKKPFSCSICAKGFTVKNHLKRHMTTHTGEKHFSCKSCGKCFTVNCGLKAHMRIHTGEKPFSCSICAKGFIRNSDLKEHMTIHTGEKPFSCSICAKGFVRKDALKRHTRTHTGEKPFSCSSCGKCFTLNCDLKRHMRTHTGAKV